In Anopheles gambiae chromosome 2, idAnoGambNW_F1_1, whole genome shotgun sequence, a single window of DNA contains:
- the LOC1281563 gene encoding E3 ubiquitin-protein ligase MYLIP has translation MWCLVNLPNGTTSGVQCDPKRISQECLEKVCADLGIICETDYFGLIPVRDGDSVADVDEGTAKQWINLRNPLHLYTNDRTHPIVFSLRVKFWVPAHLILQGSVRSLFFMQARQELFDGHLRPSSWANAAYLAALLLQADGYKYDPAKVPSTSEMLPNGAASVTSSLERRPAAQGLRRPSKRKCSELECKRGSVSSQTSGGSSVPHGGPQLDEGAPAAGGYTAAGSQLGGDGANGNAPKNIYHRYGALRPAFGDADEEEEQEEGTVEPVPQPANFYQLIAQEHEKLSRIRMTATSAQYWLLEEICSLAGYGEEIFEGVTIAEPVVVCKIGVSPHGLTIVKDDEKYSVPFTAVKAAKSIKRSFRLTYMNESHEETYVELKLPNHRTAASLYRAITEKHVFYSCETVRPIVTTQFIRDLKGTIVSMFNEDTELGKRYVFDIQRTCREVYDAARRTLHARGIEIAPSAVEHAETPAAALGRLEETLRSRQDASGQLEKLLDERIREAITCPICADGEIDTTFLPCGHMTACRACAVQCDRCPLCRANIESTSKIFLPPLLQSRKGTIASRRPSETAAAGVVGGAGGGGTELAGAVASKAPAAAPLVQ, from the exons GTGTGTGCCGATCTGGGAATCATCTGCGAGACCGACTACTTCGGCCTGATCCCGGTCCGGGACGGCGACAGTGTGGCCGATGTGGACGAAGGCACGGCAAAGCAGTGGATCAATCTGCGCAACCCGCTGCACCTGTACACGAACGATCGTACTCATCCGATCGTGTTCTCGCTGCGCGTCAAGTTCTGGGTACCGGCCCACCTGATCCTGCAGGGCAGTGTGCGGTCGCTGTTCTTCATGCAGGCCCGCCAGGAGCTGTTCGACGGTCATCTGCGGCCGTCGAGCTGGGCGAATGCGGCCTACCTGGCGGCGCTGCTTCTGCAAGCCGACGGCTACAAGTACGATCCGGCCAAAGTGCCCAGCACGAGCGAGATGCTGCCCAACGGTGCAGCCTCGGTGACGTCATCACTGGAGCGACGACCAGCGGCGCAAGGACTGAGGCGTCCCTCGAAGCGCAAATGCTCCGAGCTGGAGTGTAAGCGGGGCAGCGTTAGCTCGCAAACCAGTGGCGGCAGTTCCGTGCCGCACGGGGGGCCACAGCTGGACGAAGGAGCGCCAGCGGCGGGCGGCTATACTGCCGCGGGGTCTCAGTTGGGTGGCGATGGAGCCAACGGCAATGCACCAAAGAATATCTACCATCGGTACGGTGCGCTTCGACCTGCATTTGGTGAtgcggacgaggaggaggagcaggaggagggcACGGTTGAGCCGGTTCCGCAGCCGGCGAACTTTTACCAGCTGATTGCTCAGGAGCACGAGAAGCTGTCGCGCATCCGCATGACGGCCACGTCGGCCCAGTACTGGCTGCTGGAGGAAATCTGCAGCCTGGCCGGATATGGGGAGGAGATCTTCGAGGGCGTCACGATCGCCGAACCGGTGGTTGTGTGCAAAATCGGCGTTAGCCCCCACGGGCTAACGATCGTGAAGGACGACGAAAAGTATAG CGTTCCATTCACCGCAGTGAAGGCGGCCAAATCGATTAAGCGCTCCTTCCGGCTGACGTACATGAACGAGAGCCACGAGGAGACGTACGTGGAGCTGAAGCTGCCGAACCACCGGACGGCGGCCTCGCTCTACCGAGCAATTACCGAGAAGCACGTCTTCTACTCGTGCGAAACGGTGCGGCCCATCGTGACGACGCAGTTCATACGCGATCTCAAAGGCACGATCGTGTCGATGTTCAACGAGGACACCGAGCTCGGCAAGCGGTACGTGTTCGACATACAGCGCACCTGCCGCGAGGTGTACGATGCCGCCCGGCGGACACTGCACGCCCGCGGCATCGAGATCGCGCCGAGTGCCGTGGAGCACGCGGAGACGCCGGCAGCTGCCCTCGGCCGGCTGGAGGAAACGCTCCGCAGTCGGCAGGACGCGTCCGGCCAGCTCGAGAAGCTGCTGGACGAGCGGATACGGGAGGCGATCACGTGTCCGATCTGTGCGGACGGCGAGATCGATACTACCTTCCTGCCGTGCGGGCACATGACCGCCTGCCGAGCCTGCGCCGTACA ATGCGACCGCTGCCCGTTGTGTAGGGCTAACATCGAAAGTACCAGCAAAATCTTTCTGCCTCCACTGTTGCAGTCCCGCAAGGGTACGATTGCGAGCCGGCGACCATCGGAAACGGCTGCAGCaggtgttgttggtggcgcAGGCGGTGGTGGTACTGAGCTGGCTGGTGCCGTTGCTTCCAAGGCACCAGCCGCCGCACCTTTGGTACAATAA